A DNA window from Acidobacteriota bacterium contains the following coding sequences:
- a CDS encoding FHA domain-containing protein yields MTDSQSGQVRARLFCQTGDHKGEAFFLGSEADIGSAAGAKITIRSSLLAGRQARIKYSPQLRAYVLENLSPSQPLLLDGRPVERPRRLGELHVLTFPGGHDYIFQVLHQEVGAATSPGVFVKYVPSQLLQESERDPSQRPEPKTTFDKVVPTPQVFAQAQEPQDESPGAEEVKEEPPPAGKEEETLDADTQAGAPVALPSLQDPPRVSSEKAEEKTRPAPAEDRHEQARSRFILLVAEEGGTARSYPLKVGKNVVGRMDDCQVVLGHKAVSRRQAVLLVDAHGVVVSDLGGLNATLVDGQPLQGEVEIQPGQELRIGPFRASLVRRKDDSTG; encoded by the coding sequence ATGACTGACTCGCAGAGCGGCCAAGTGCGGGCGCGGCTTTTTTGTCAGACCGGCGACCACAAGGGAGAGGCTTTTTTCCTGGGGAGCGAAGCCGACATCGGCAGCGCGGCGGGCGCCAAGATCACCATCCGCTCCTCGCTCTTGGCCGGGAGGCAGGCCCGCATCAAATATTCGCCCCAATTGAGGGCCTACGTGCTGGAGAACCTGTCGCCCTCACAGCCGCTGCTGCTGGACGGGCGGCCCGTCGAGCGCCCCCGCCGGCTGGGCGAACTGCACGTGCTCACCTTCCCGGGAGGGCACGACTACATCTTCCAGGTGCTGCATCAGGAGGTGGGTGCCGCCACCAGTCCGGGAGTCTTCGTCAAGTACGTGCCCTCCCAACTGTTGCAGGAATCCGAGCGCGATCCCTCTCAGCGTCCCGAACCCAAGACAACCTTCGACAAGGTGGTGCCGACGCCGCAGGTCTTTGCCCAGGCCCAAGAACCTCAAGACGAGAGTCCTGGGGCGGAGGAAGTGAAGGAAGAACCGCCGCCGGCTGGCAAGGAGGAAGAGACGCTTGACGCCGACACCCAGGCCGGCGCGCCCGTCGCCCTTCCTTCCCTGCAAGATCCTCCGCGGGTCTCTTCCGAGAAGGCCGAAGAGAAGACCCGGCCTGCCCCGGCTGAGGATCGCCACGAGCAGGCCCGTTCCCGCTTCATCCTGCTGGTGGCTGAAGAAGGAGGGACGGCGCGCAGCTATCCCCTCAAGGTGGGCAAGAACGTGGTGGGACGGATGGACGACTGCCAGGTGGTGCTGGGGCACAAAGCCGTGTCTCGCCGGCAAGCGGTACTCTTAGTCGACGCCCACGGGGTGGTGGTCAGCGACCTGGGCGGACTCAATGCCACTCTGGTGGACGGTCAGCCCCTGCAGGGCGAGGTGGAGATCCAGCCGGGCCAGGAACTGCGAATCGGGCCTTTCCGGGCCTCGCTGGTGAGGCGCAAGGACGACAGCACGGGATAG
- a CDS encoding cyclic nucleotide-binding domain-containing protein: protein MSQEKVSAGQTVIRRQSLYQDRWSGLDEQSGIVDLSDQPTPAQLKSASKIFDDFDSDLLAQICPDVSIASWKAGSVFFEEGTYIDLAFLIVEGQVEVALQSVENESRSSRPLFDPERTGIHRLEDLQSATTKGKPQSKRPSRGMPPAAVPSGSTQITLLTNMDVFLPDSGAAVLGRGEVFGEIGALNGWPQSATARAKTDCRLVQIRLPALRLMKRKSPAFKKWVDDIYRRRSLVHQLKATPVLRHCSEGQLRKLDVELESFRRGQTIVEQGKAADAFYIVRSGFVRLSQQFADGQATVTYLSKGMSLGEVELLVEGVENWRCTASSVENSELVKISGDDFRKLTEGQEEMAAELWEMAVKRIKEVSAGASDIRRSEFIEASLGNGLAQGSSVLLIDLNTCTRCDDCVRACAETHGGRPRFVREGDRYHQFLIARSCFHCQDPVCMIGCPTGAIRRADHDDVVEILDDICIGCQACANNCPYDAIVMHDTEELWPADALPRNLREKPRLLASKCDLCYDRGHGPACVSNCPHGCAIRVSGMEDFLDLLPDYS from the coding sequence ATGTCTCAGGAGAAGGTGTCTGCGGGTCAGACGGTCATCCGCCGCCAGTCCCTCTACCAAGACCGCTGGAGCGGTTTGGATGAGCAAAGCGGCATCGTGGACCTGTCGGATCAGCCGACGCCCGCCCAACTGAAAAGTGCCTCCAAGATCTTCGACGATTTCGATTCCGATCTGCTGGCCCAGATCTGTCCCGACGTCTCCATCGCTTCCTGGAAGGCGGGGTCGGTTTTCTTCGAGGAGGGGACCTACATCGATTTGGCTTTTCTCATCGTCGAGGGGCAGGTCGAGGTGGCCTTGCAGAGCGTCGAAAACGAGAGCCGGTCCAGCCGTCCCCTTTTCGATCCGGAGAGGACCGGGATCCACCGGCTGGAGGACCTGCAGTCGGCGACGACCAAAGGCAAACCCCAGTCCAAGAGGCCATCCCGCGGAATGCCGCCGGCGGCGGTTCCCAGCGGGTCCACCCAGATCACCCTGCTCACCAACATGGACGTCTTCTTGCCCGATTCGGGCGCTGCGGTGCTTGGGCGCGGAGAGGTTTTCGGCGAAATCGGCGCCCTCAACGGCTGGCCCCAGTCGGCCACGGCCCGAGCCAAGACCGATTGCCGACTGGTGCAGATCCGTCTTCCCGCCCTGCGCTTGATGAAGCGCAAGTCGCCCGCCTTCAAGAAGTGGGTGGACGACATCTACCGCCGCCGCAGCCTGGTGCACCAGCTCAAAGCCACTCCCGTCCTGCGCCATTGCTCGGAGGGCCAGTTGAGGAAGCTCGATGTGGAGCTGGAGTCCTTTCGTCGCGGCCAGACCATCGTCGAGCAGGGAAAGGCCGCCGATGCCTTCTACATCGTCCGCTCAGGCTTTGTGCGGCTCTCTCAGCAGTTCGCCGACGGACAGGCGACCGTCACCTACCTCTCCAAGGGCATGAGCCTGGGGGAAGTCGAGTTGCTGGTTGAAGGGGTCGAGAACTGGCGCTGTACGGCCTCTTCGGTGGAGAACAGCGAACTGGTCAAGATTTCAGGCGACGATTTCAGAAAGCTGACCGAAGGACAGGAGGAGATGGCCGCCGAGCTGTGGGAGATGGCGGTCAAGCGCATCAAGGAGGTGTCGGCGGGGGCCAGCGACATCCGGCGTTCCGAGTTCATCGAGGCCTCGCTGGGCAACGGCCTGGCCCAGGGATCGAGCGTCCTGCTGATCGACCTCAACACCTGCACCCGCTGCGACGACTGCGTGCGGGCCTGCGCCGAAACTCACGGCGGACGGCCCCGTTTCGTGCGCGAGGGCGACCGCTACCACCAGTTCCTCATCGCCCGCTCCTGTTTTCACTGCCAGGATCCGGTGTGCATGATCGGCTGTCCCACGGGAGCCATCCGCCGGGCCGATCACGACGACGTGGTGGAGATCCTCGACGACATCTGCATCGGGTGCCAGGCTTGCGCCAACAACTGCCCCTACGATGCCATCGTCATGCACGACACCGAGGAGTTGTGGCCGGCCGACGCCTTGCCCCGCAACCTGAGAGAAAAGCCGCGCCTGCTGGCCAGCAAGTGCGACCTTTGCTACGACCGCGGACACGGTCCCGCCTGCGTCAGCAATTGTCCTCACGGATGCGCCATACGGGTGAGCGGGATGGAAGATTTCCTCGACCTTCTGCCCGACTATTCATGA
- a CDS encoding Stp1/IreP family PP2C-type Ser/Thr phosphatase gives MFEFAVLTDKGLKRRINQDAVKVNPECRLFVLSDGMGGHAAGEVASQLTVDTVEEFVALSLGTSEVTWPFGYDIQQPFAYNILGTAVRLANVKVRHEAEKKEIYAGMGATLVCLLLDDEGAFYTHVGDSRLYLLRQGRLKQLTQDHSIVQEQLRLGIISPEDVENHTYRHVVTRAIGSQELDFDVRKMETRPGDLFLICCDGLTDMIDDQGIEQVLRCEESLESRCRRLVEQANQAGGDDNISVILVHCESAISS, from the coding sequence GTGTTTGAATTTGCCGTCCTGACCGACAAAGGGCTCAAGCGTCGCATCAACCAGGACGCCGTGAAAGTCAATCCCGAGTGCCGCCTTTTCGTGCTCTCCGATGGAATGGGCGGGCACGCGGCAGGCGAGGTGGCTTCCCAACTGACGGTGGACACGGTAGAAGAGTTCGTGGCGCTCAGCCTGGGCACCAGCGAAGTGACCTGGCCCTTCGGCTACGACATCCAGCAGCCCTTCGCCTACAACATCCTGGGGACAGCCGTCCGCCTGGCCAACGTCAAGGTGCGCCACGAAGCCGAGAAAAAAGAAATCTACGCCGGCATGGGCGCCACCCTGGTTTGCCTGCTGCTGGACGATGAAGGGGCCTTTTACACTCATGTGGGAGACAGCCGCCTCTACCTGCTGCGCCAAGGACGGCTCAAGCAATTGACCCAGGACCACTCCATCGTCCAGGAGCAACTGCGGCTGGGCATCATCAGTCCCGAAGACGTGGAGAACCACACCTACCGCCACGTCGTCACTCGCGCCATCGGCAGCCAGGAGCTCGATTTCGACGTGCGCAAGATGGAAACCCGTCCCGGAGACCTGTTCCTGATCTGCTGCGACGGACTCACCGACATGATCGACGATCAGGGCATCGAGCAAGTGCTGCGCTGCGAGGAGAGCCTGGAAAGCCGCTGCCGCAGATTGGTCGAACAAGCCAACCAAGCCGGGGGGGACGACAACATCAGCGTCATCCTTGTCCACTGTGAGTCGGCCATTTCCAGTTAG